The genome window ACTATTAACTGACACTACTTAAAGTCCTAATAAAATGAAGTGCCCCCAAATAGTTAGACAAACATTGGGGGTCTTTTTATGTCCAAATATAGTCTTTTCAACTTTGGAGACTTTTACTAGGTGCTAATAAGCAGCCACCATAGGACTGTTTGGTACAAAAATAGCTAGGAACCCTCAAATTGGTCAGCAAATATTAGCCAGCCTGCCTTAGTTGAGTTAATTCGCAAATCTTTGATGGCTGTATATTCTTCTGAATAGTACCATTTTTGTGCTTGCTCTTTTGAGTCAAACTCGATGACGACTGTTACCTCTTTTGGATTACCTTCAACTATTTGGCTATCTATTGAAGCGACAAGTAAACGGCCTCAAAATTGAGTTGTTACTGCTGATGCTTTTTGAGGATAGTCAGCATAACCTTCTAGTTTAGTCGGGTCGATACTATAGTTTGTAATGACATAACATTTCATAATTATCTCTCTTCATGATTACCAAAATTAGTATTAATAATATACTTGGTCTTACCAAGATATTTCTGGCCCAGAAGGGACGATGCCATATGGATTGATATGTTTATGCGAAAAATAGTAATGCACTTTCATGTATTCTAAATCAATGGTTTCTCTGATTTTGGGAATGGCGACTAAATCCAGCATATATTTATATAGGTGCTCAAAAGATTTTAGTTGCTTCTTGTTTGCCTTAAAGTGCACTTCGTAGATAGCTTCAAAACGCACTAATGTTGGTAACAGAAATAAATCAGATAAGGTGATTTTTTCACCATGTAGGTATCGAGAATTTCCAAGTCTAGTGTTCAATTGCTCCAGTGCCTCAAATAGCACTTCACTGGCTGCATCATATGAAGACTGGTTAGTGGCAAATCCCACATGATAAACTTTTCTATTAACATGTTGGTGCAGCCAATCATTTAGGGATGTGATTTCACCTTTTAGATTATCGGGCACAAGCTCAATTGGATTCTTCGCTAGAGGCAACCAATTTGTGGCTAAATCCATTGCCATAGAAGATGAATCATCACTAACAATGGTATTTTTCTTCTTGTCCCACAGCACAGGCACAGTGACTCTGCCAGTGTAGTTCGAATTGGCTTTTTGATATAATTCCACCAAGCTGTGAGTGTCATTAATTTCATCTGGGTTTTCGCTATCAAATAACCAACCATCTTCATAGCGCTTTGCTGCAACAGATGACGTGGTAATCACATGGTCTAAGCCAAGTAAATTAATCACTAAATAAGGGCGGTGTGCAAACGGGCATGCATATGACATGTATAAGTGACATCTGTCAGCTTCTGCAACCTCTGGCAAGTGGAAGCTATCTTCTTCTGCTAGTTCATGTACATCTTTATTTGGATACCATATCCCTTTTTCTAAAACAGCCATAGGAACAACCTCACTAATTTATTTTAATTTGAAGTATTTACAAATTGCTTTAACTTGAACTAACTATAGCTGGCTTTATTTAGTGGATAAACATCGCTTCAGTGATATTATAATTTACTATAAGTAAACTATTGCATTCTTTTGTATTGTTGAGAGGCAAACATGGACAAATTAAGAGCTATCACTGTTTTTCGTCGTGTTATTGAATTGGGTAGCTTTAAAGCGGCTGCTGAAGATATGGGATTATCAAAGGCAGCTATCAGTAAAAATATCAATGAATTAGAGGACTACCTTAAAAGCCCTTTAATCAATCGCACTACCAGAAGAATGCACATCACTGACAATGGGCAACGCTATTACGATCATGTACGTACCATCTTGGATGACTTATCACATGCAGATTTATCTATCATTGAATCTTCACACCAACTCAGTGGCTTAATAAAAGTCAGTGTTCCTATGTCTATGGGAATCTTGAAATTAAACCCGGCAATATGTGAGTTTATGCAATTACATCCAGAAATTTCTATTGAAGTGATATTGAATGATCACTACGTAGATCTCGTAGAACAAGGTTTAGATGTTGCCATTCGTGGCGGAGGAGCGTTACAAAACTCTAGCCTCAAATCGCGAAAGCTGCTCGATATGAAACGTGTTCTATGCGCTTCTCCGAAGTATATTGAACAAGCCGGTGAGTTATTATCTCCAGACGACCTTAATCAACACAATTGTTTGATATATAGCCTATCATCATCTCCCAGACATTGGGTATTTCAGCAACATGATGAAAAGAAGGCAATCGATTTATTACCTGGCTCTTATGTGGTTAATAATGGTTTAGCGTTAAAACAGGCTATTATTTCAGGGCTTGGAATAACGCTTACACCTGAGATTTTTGTTGATAAAGAATTAAAATCAGGAGAATTGCTCAAGTTGTTACCTGAGTGGCAAACAGAATCACACGCACTTTATGCTATTTACCCTTATCACAAAGAGCAATCTCAAAAGGTGCGCACGTTTATTGATTTTCTAATCGACTACTTTGCTAAATAAAGTAGAGATCACTAGTCAGATAAATTAATCGCTTTTTTACTTCAAATGATCGAGGTGGCTAACGGCATCTCTTAATTTTTCATCTAGCTCTTCGTGTTTGAGTTTTTGCTTTTCACTATCAAAATTGTCAAAAAAGCTAGGGATCGACAAGCTGGCTTTAACTACTCCATCAAAGTAAGGGGCAGATTGAACCGCAGTCGCCAAGACACTTGAAGCGCCCATAGAGCCAGGAGAGGTAGCTAATAATACCATTGATTTCTTTTGGTAAACCTTTGGTTCAATACGCGAGCACCAATCAAAAATATTTTTATAAGCTACCGTGTAAGAGCCATTGTGTTCAGCAAAAGAAATAATAATGCCATCACTTTGTGCTATTTTTTCTATAAACGCTTTGGCTAGTTTGGGGTGACCCAATTCTTCTTCTTTGTCTTGCCCGTATAAGGGTAACTCATAATCATTTAGGTCTATTATTTCAACGTCTACTTTAGTTAATAAACTAGCGGCATACTCAGCTAATTGTTTATTAATAGACTTAGAGTGATTCGTTGCAGCAAAGGCAATAACTTTCATAGCATGCTCCTAATACGCATTTAAAATGAAAAGATAAGAAATAGTTATCACTAAATTGTAGCTGCACTATTGTAGTTATAAAGTTTTCTCGCTTTTTAGTGCTATTATTGAAATTGGTTTAGGTGAACCTTTAACTTCTCTATTATGTAACTGTAAAGTTATCGTCGCTGCAATGGATAGAAACATACCCGGATAGATAGCGTTGGGGAGAGTTTTCTCCTCAATTAACATTGTTAACAAAGCGACAAACACAGGACTTAAATAGATATAGGCCATAACTCTGGCAGGCCCTAATATTACCGTGGTTTTTTGAATGATAAAGGTAGAAGCAAGAGTCGCAAATAAAGCTAAATATGCCATGTGAAATAATAAATTCTTGTTCAGTAAATGCCATTGAAGTGGTTGTTCAAAAACAAAGAGTGCCAACAACATCCAAAATGCACCGCCTAGCAAGGTACAAAACACAACAACAATCATTTCATCTCCGCGGTAAAGTAACTTCATTGAAATAGAGAAACAAACCATTGAAACACAACCAAGTAGAAACAGTGCGTCGCCATTATTTAGAGAGAAAGCGAACAGCGCATTCAAATCACCTCTAAATATTACCCAGCATGTCCCCGCAATACCTAATAGGTATATAAGAAACATGTTTTTTGTGATTTTCTCTTTAAAAACAAAAAGGCTAAAAACGGCTGTCATAAAAGGCACCAGCGTATATAAGGTGCCAGTATTTAGAGCACTTGTTGTCTTTAACGCTTCAAACATGCAAATAAAAAAGATGGAAAAAAACAGACTCATCACTAGGCTTCTTGGCAATGCTTTACTAATTGCTTTTCTATTTTTTTCCTTCAATAAAATAAAGGGCGATAACACGAACGCTGCAATAGCAAACCGTAATAGTGTCAGCGAAAATGGATTAATAACACCTGACAACTTGGCCGATGATAGAAATGAGCCTGCAACTAAGAGAGTCACCAGTAATGATAGGAAATGGTATCTTAAGTTTTTCATAAGCAACCTTCTTTATATTTTGGTAATCGAACTGCTCACAAAGGAGCTTGATATATTCTTGAGGGGTAAATGTATATACATTCAGGTTGTGAATAAACATCACTTCAGTGGCTTTATAATCAACTGACAGTGAACTGTTTTAATTTAGAAGAGGTATCTAACTAGCCTATTACCTGTTGATGACCAATATTTTGGTTCAAACGCGATAGCACTCTTAATATGAATGTTTCTTATTTATTATTCTTTGGTTCGATTTTAGTTTTTTTGTTTACTGGAAGTAGACAGTAAGTTCACTGAGTTGATGTTTTTCTACTATTCTTTGTACCGTAGACTTAGCTTCGTTAATCAAGTTTAGACAGATGAAAATATTGAAATCTACCTGAGGAGAATGAGTCATGAAAAAATTACTTAATCTAGCGTTTATAACCGTATTATCCACTGTATCGGCAACTCAAAGTGTTGCAAATACAATTTCAACAGAAGGTCAGTTAACGCTTTCCTATAGCGATGGCAGAAAAGCAACAACGGGCGTAGACAAGATAAATACGGTATTAAAATCTGCTGGAGTACGCGTCAGTACCTTACCGTTGCCAAAAGAAGCCACACCAATACTTGAAGCATCAAAAACACGAGCAATTACTGAAGCTGAAAGCAAAAAGCTAATCTCTCTTTTCTCATTACACCGTGGACAATTTCTTGAGCAAATTGAACAGGCAGGCCGTAAACCTGAGATGCATAGA of Thalassotalea fonticola contains these proteins:
- a CDS encoding LysR family transcriptional regulator; translation: MDKLRAITVFRRVIELGSFKAAAEDMGLSKAAISKNINELEDYLKSPLINRTTRRMHITDNGQRYYDHVRTILDDLSHADLSIIESSHQLSGLIKVSVPMSMGILKLNPAICEFMQLHPEISIEVILNDHYVDLVEQGLDVAIRGGGALQNSSLKSRKLLDMKRVLCASPKYIEQAGELLSPDDLNQHNCLIYSLSSSPRHWVFQQHDEKKAIDLLPGSYVVNNGLALKQAIISGLGITLTPEIFVDKELKSGELLKLLPEWQTESHALYAIYPYHKEQSQKVRTFIDFLIDYFAK
- a CDS encoding glutathione S-transferase C-terminal domain-containing protein; translation: MAVLEKGIWYPNKDVHELAEEDSFHLPEVAEADRCHLYMSYACPFAHRPYLVINLLGLDHVITTSSVAAKRYEDGWLFDSENPDEINDTHSLVELYQKANSNYTGRVTVPVLWDKKKNTIVSDDSSSMAMDLATNWLPLAKNPIELVPDNLKGEITSLNDWLHQHVNRKVYHVGFATNQSSYDAASEVLFEALEQLNTRLGNSRYLHGEKITLSDLFLLPTLVRFEAIYEVHFKANKKQLKSFEHLYKYMLDLVAIPKIRETIDLEYMKVHYYFSHKHINPYGIVPSGPEISW
- a CDS encoding DMT family transporter → MKNLRYHFLSLLVTLLVAGSFLSSAKLSGVINPFSLTLLRFAIAAFVLSPFILLKEKNRKAISKALPRSLVMSLFFSIFFICMFEALKTTSALNTGTLYTLVPFMTAVFSLFVFKEKITKNMFLIYLLGIAGTCWVIFRGDLNALFAFSLNNGDALFLLGCVSMVCFSISMKLLYRGDEMIVVVFCTLLGGAFWMLLALFVFEQPLQWHLLNKNLLFHMAYLALFATLASTFIIQKTTVILGPARVMAYIYLSPVFVALLTMLIEEKTLPNAIYPGMFLSIAATITLQLHNREVKGSPKPISIIALKSEKTL
- a CDS encoding NADPH-dependent FMN reductase, with amino-acid sequence MKVIAFAATNHSKSINKQLAEYAASLLTKVDVEIIDLNDYELPLYGQDKEEELGHPKLAKAFIEKIAQSDGIIISFAEHNGSYTVAYKNIFDWCSRIEPKVYQKKSMVLLATSPGSMGASSVLATAVQSAPYFDGVVKASLSIPSFFDNFDSEKQKLKHEELDEKLRDAVSHLDHLK